In Papaver somniferum cultivar HN1 chromosome 1, ASM357369v1, whole genome shotgun sequence, a genomic segment contains:
- the LOC113281697 gene encoding F-box/kelch-repeat protein At3g06240-like, translating into MSSSLPEDIIEENILIRLPVKSISRFSNCMPALLGSSNGLVLMDPMTSDENTCIWNPATGEYKRLPEYLDPLDSVAHGFGFDCKNDDYKVVRISCTDPNGEVLDAGVYSLASNSWKNLGIVPYDHFPRGTNNGVLLNGVIHWIAAVTVSRVLVCFDVSDEMFRDVPLPYNSSDEDEAPSIFDLGVWEGKLCLFQKNHTEDPDICTHQNDHVDVWTMMDNKWSKHIKITARMTDMYYGRPIQTLQNGEILIEGGLREEEDSIDLISYDPKLERVRDLKIHGFVGVSEVDTYIETLVPLNSGTYVNKILILTDDGDLDL; encoded by the exons atgtCGAGCTCCTTGCCAGAGGATATCATAGAGGAGAACATACTCATAAGGTTACCTGTCAAATCTATTTCAAGATTCAG TAATTGTATGcctgcacttctaggttcttctaatggTTTGGTTCTCATGGACCCAATGACATCTGATGAAAATACGTGCATTTGGAACCCAGCTACCGGAGAATATAAACGACTTCCAGAATATTTAGACCCCCTTGACTCTGTTGCACATGGATTTGGTTttgattgcaagaatgatgattaTAAGGTAGTAAGAATTAGCTGTACTGATCCTAATGGAGAAGTTTTGGATGCGGGTGTTTActcattagcttcaaattcatggaAGAATCTTGGTATTGTTCCTTATGATCACTTCCCTCGTGGTACAAATAATGGGGTTCTACTTAATGGTGTTATTCATTGGATTGCGGCTGTAACCGTATCTAGAGTTCTTGTTTGTTTTGATGTTTCTGATGAGATGTTCCGTGATGTGCCATTACCTTACAACAGTTCAGATGAGGACGAGGCCCCTTCCATTTTTGATTTGGGCGTTTGGGAAGGGAAACTTTGTCTATTTCAAAAGAATCACACCGAGGATCCTGACATTTGTACGCATCAAAATGATCACGTCGATGTGTGGACGATGATGGATAACAAGTGGAGTAAGCATATAAAGATTACTGCACGTATGACAGACATGTACTATGGAAGGCCAATTCAAACTCTACAAAATGGTGAGATTCTTATTGAAGGCGGACTAAGGGAGGAAGAAGATAGCATTGATCTGATTTCTTATGACCCCAAGCTTGAAAGAGTTAGAGATCTGAAGATACATGGTTTCGTGGGCGTCTCTGAGGTGGATACTTATATTGAAACCTTAGTACCTCTAAACTCTGGTACTTATGTTAATAAGATACTGATACTGACGGACGATGGGGATCTGGATTTATGA
- the LOC113278165 gene encoding F-box/kelch-repeat protein At3g06240-like, protein MNRFNILVANNENVLLSTTSSPFVSHALEIDYPLKSRKCMLSVLGSSNGLVLLLIIAPYDNLCIWNPATREYKRVPDSGDSESDSHGFGFDCKNDDYKVIKIASSDPNEEVSEASVYSLASNSWKELGSTSYYFPLGTNKGLLLNGVLHWIVSSVLVCFDISDEMFRDVRLPYSSSDGVRALSTLDLGVWEGKLCLFQKNHMENPTVCMHQNDHVEVWTMMDNKWSKHLKITAHMTDMSYGRPIQTLQNGEILIEGRPGVEECIDPAEEWIDMILYDPKLERVGTLKIYGLPEDSNVDTYIETLVPLNSGTYVNKTRTNKYITRKKRNRY, encoded by the coding sequence atgaaccgattcaacaTCTTGGTTGCCAACAACGAAAATGTTCTTCtatcaacaacatcatcaccatTTGTAAGTCATGCTCTTGAGATTGATTATCCATTGAAGTCCAGAAAATGTATGCTTTcagttctaggttcttctaatggTTTGGTTCTCTTATTAATAATAGCACCTTATGACAATCTTTGCATTTGGAACCCTGCTACCAGAGAATATAAACGAGTGCCAGATTCAGGCGACTCAGAGTCAGACTCACATGGGTTTGGTTttgattgcaagaatgatgattaTAAGGTGATAAAAATTGCTAGTTCTGATCCTAATGAAGAAGTTTCAGAAGCTAGTGTTTActcattagcttcaaattcatggaAGGAACTTGGTTCCACTTCTTATTATTTCCCTCTTGGTACAAATAAGGGGCTTCTACTTAATGGTGTTCTTCATTGGATTGTATCTAGTGTTCTtgtttgttttgatatttctGATGAGATGTTCCGTGATGTGCGGTTACCTTACAGCAGTTCAGATGGGGTCCGGGCCCTTTCCACTTTAGATTTGGGCGTTTGGGAAGGGAAACTTTGTCTATTTCAAAAGAATCACATGGAGAATCCTACTGTATGTATGCATCAAAATGATCACGTCGAAGTGTGGACGATGATGGATAACAAGTGGAGTAAGCATTTAAAGATTACTGCACATATGACAGACATGTCCTATGGAAGGCCAATCCAAACTTTACAAAATGGTGAGATCCTTATTGAAGGCAGACCAGGGGTGGAAGAGTGCATTGATCCGGCGGAAGAGTGGATTGATATGATTTTGTATGACCCTAAGCTTGAAAGAGTCGGAACTCTGAAGATATATGGTCTCCCAGAAGATTCTAATGTGGATACTTATATTGAAACCTTAGTACCACTAAACTCCGGTACTTATGTTAACAAAACAAGAACAAACAAGTATAtaacaagaaagaaaagaaatagatACTGA